The DNA sequence ACCGCTTCCGCAGGGGCAGGGATCGTTGCGGCCAACCTTGCTATTGGCGTTGCGAACCGGCTGGGCTTTCACAGTGCCGTCACCACCGGCAAGGCCTGCCTGAATGGGCTTGGCTACCTGCTCACGCTTGGGGGCTTCACCGGGGCGGCGCAGCTGGAAGGCAAAGAGCAGCCGGACTGTCTCTTCACGAATGGAATCGATCATAGCGGCGAACATATCCGCTGCTTCCATGCGGTATTCCACAACCGGGTCTTTCTGGCCGTAGGAGCGCAGATAAATGCCCTGCTTCAGCTCGGTCATGGCATCGATGTGATCCATCCACATGGAGTCTACCGATTTGAGCAGAATTACCCGCTCCATTTCCCGCATCAGCTCAGAACCGAACTGAGCTTCACGCTGCTTGTATTTTTCCCGTGCCTTTTCCGTGAGTGATTCCTTGATGCTTTCCTTAGTAATGGAATCCAACTCAGTGGTGCTGTAACGGAAATCCTCATTGGTGGTGATCCATCCAAGGAAATGATCCCGCAGGCCTTCCAGATTCCAGTCATCATGGACTTCGCTGTCTGTCAGATATTGGTCAACAGCAGCCTCCATGGATTCATCGATCATCTTGGAGATGTAATCCGCCAAATCCTCGCCGTCCAGCACCTTGGCACGTTGGCCGTAGATGCTTTCACGCATACGGTTCATAACATCATCAAACTGCAAAACATTTTTGCGGATACCAAAGTTGCGGGCCTCCACTTTGCGCTGGGCGCTTTCAATGGAGCCGGTGAGCAGCTTATTTTCGATGGGCACATCGTCATCCAGTTTAAGAGAATCCATCATGGTCTGGATGCGCTCGCCGCCGAACAGCCGCATCAGGTCATCCTCCAAGGAGAGGAAGAAGCGGGTGGCACCTGGGTCACCCTGACGGCCTGCACGGCCCCGGAGCTGGTTATCGATCCGGCGGGATTCGTGGCGCTCGGTGCCGATAATGAATAGGCCCCCTGCTGCCCGAACCTGCTCGGCTGCCCCGGCAATGGCTTCCTTATGCTTCAAGAGAAGCTCTTGATACTGCTTGCGGGCTTCGATGATTTCGGTATCATCGGTATCGCCGTAGCCGGTGGCTTCGGTCAGAAGCTCCTCGGAGCAGCCTGCCTTGCGCATATCACGCTTGGCCAAAAACTCGGCGTTACCGCCCAGCACAATGTCAGTACCACGGCCAGCCATATTGGTGGCAATGGTGACAGCCCCAAAATGACCTGCCTGTGCCACGATTTCGGCTTCCTTCTCGTGGTATTTGGCGTTGAGCACCTCGTGCTTGACACCCCGGCGCTTGAGCAGCTTGGAGAGATGCTCGGATTTTTCAATGGAGATGGTACCAACCAGCACCGGCTGGCCCTTTTCGTGGGCTTCTACAATTTCATCCAGCACCGCCTCGTATTTGGCGGCCTCGGTTTTATAGACAACATCGGTGCGGTCATCACGGGCAATGGGCTTGTTGGTGGGAATTTCCACCACATCCAGCTGGTAGATTTCCCGGAACTCCTCCTCCTCAGTAAGAGCGGTACCGGTCATGCCGGAAAGCTTATGGTACATACGGAAGTAGTTTTGGAAGGTGATGGTAGCCAAGGTCTTGGATTCCCGCTCAACCTTGACCCCTTCTTTAGCCTCAATGGCCTGATGCAGCCCTTCGTTGAAACGCCGCCCCCACATAAGACGCCCGGTGAATTCATCAACAATAACAACCTGACCATCCTGTACCACATAATCCACATCCAGCTGCATGGTGCCGTGGGCCTTGATGGCCTGATTAATATGATGCTGAAGCTCCATGTTGTCGGCATCCATCAGGTTTTCAACGCCAAAATAGGCTTCTGCCTTTTTAATGCCGTCTTTGGTCATGGTAGCGGTGCGGCCCTTTTCATCTACGATGTAATCGCCTTCCACCAGATCGTCGTTGTCGGATTTATCATCGGTTTCCAGCACCTTAACCCGCTTGAGGGTGCGAACAAAGCGATCGGCCAGCTCATAAAGCTCGGTGGATTTGCTGCCTTGGCCGGAAATAATTAAAGGGGTTCTGGCCTCATCCACCAAAATGGAGTCAACCTCATCCACGATGGTGTAGTTGTGTTCCCGCTGGACTTTATCGGTTTTGTAGATCACCATGTTATCCCGCAGGTAATCAAAGCCCAGTTCGTTGTTGGTGCCATAAAGAATATCGCTGTTGTAGGCGGCTCGGCGCTGTTCGTTATCCAGCCCATGGACCACCAGACCCACGGAAAGCCCCAGATAGCGGTAAACCTTGCCCATCCACTCGGAGTCACGCTTGGCCAGATAGTCATTGACCGTGACAATATGAACACCCTTGCCGGTCAGGGCATTGAGATAAGCGGGGAGGGTGGCCACAAGGGTTTTGCCTTCACCGGTTTTCATTTCGGCGATGCGCCCCTGATGCAGCACAATGCCGCCGATGATCTGCACATAGAAATGGCGCATGCCCAGAACCCGGTCGGAAGCCTCGCGGCAGGCGGCGAAAGCATCAGGGAGCAGGTCATCTAAGGTTTCGCCTTTGGCGAGCCTTTCACGAAAAAGGGTGGTTATCCCCTGCAGCTCAGAATCGGACATGGCCCGGTAGGTCTCCTCCAACGCCATTACCTGCTTGGCAATGGGCTCAATGCGGCGGATTTCCCGGTCGGAGTAGCTCCCGAATAATTTTTGAAAAAATCCCATCTGCTTTATACCTCTATTCTTTTAAGTAGCTGACTGCCGTGAGGCGTTTTGGGAAAAACCCTCTTCTCAAACCACGAGTATTCACTGTGCCAGCCTCAATTGGTTAATTTTACCATTATCTTCCAAATTTTGCACCTTTTATTTTGTGTTCATACCCATAGAAGGATCGGTGCTTTTCAAAACCGGAAAATATTTTGGTTTGCAGGGCTTGAATTCAGCCCTGTGATAAAAGCGAGAAAAGCCCAGAAATTAAACGGCACTAGACTAACTCAATTTATCATTTTACCCTTTATAGTGCAGGCTGTCAACAAAATGGAATGACCATATTGTGAAAAAAGTGTGTACAGGCTGCCCCGAAGCCTTAGAGGGTAATTTCTTTGTGCCAATGTCTTGCGAAATTTGTCGTTTGCCATTATAATAATATTTGGATAACACCGTATACAAACAGATGTGAAAGGGGCTTTATGTATGACTTATTCTCATGAAGTAGAGCAAATGTGTACCCTCACCAAGGGTCCGCATCACGGCCCTGCGCCAATTCCCGAGGAGGGACGCTGGGTTAAAGCATATCAGATTACCGATATTTCCGGCTTGTCGCACGGCGTGGGCTGGTGTGCACCCCAGCAGGGTGCTTGTAAGCTGACACTCAACGTTAAAGAAGGCATTATTCAGGAGGCTCTGGTGGAAACACTGGGCTGCTCCGGCATGACTCACTCCGCTGCGATGGCCGGTGAGATTCTGCCCGGCAAAACCATGCTGGAAGCACTGAACACCGACTTGGTTTGCGATGCTATCAACGTTGCGATGCGTGAAATTTTCAAACAGCTGGCCTATGGCCGCAGTCAGACCGCTTTTTCTGAGGGCGGGCTTCCGATCGGAGCCGGGCTTGAGGATTTGGGCAAGGGCCTGCGTTCGCAGATCGGCACCATCTTCTCCACCAAGGCCAAGGGCGTGCGTTATC is a window from the Oscillospiraceae bacterium MB08-C2-2 genome containing:
- the secA gene encoding preprotein translocase subunit SecA, producing MGFFQKLFGSYSDREIRRIEPIAKQVMALEETYRAMSDSELQGITTLFRERLAKGETLDDLLPDAFAACREASDRVLGMRHFYVQIIGGIVLHQGRIAEMKTGEGKTLVATLPAYLNALTGKGVHIVTVNDYLAKRDSEWMGKVYRYLGLSVGLVVHGLDNEQRRAAYNSDILYGTNNELGFDYLRDNMVIYKTDKVQREHNYTIVDEVDSILVDEARTPLIISGQGSKSTELYELADRFVRTLKRVKVLETDDKSDNDDLVEGDYIVDEKGRTATMTKDGIKKAEAYFGVENLMDADNMELQHHINQAIKAHGTMQLDVDYVVQDGQVVIVDEFTGRLMWGRRFNEGLHQAIEAKEGVKVERESKTLATITFQNYFRMYHKLSGMTGTALTEEEEFREIYQLDVVEIPTNKPIARDDRTDVVYKTEAAKYEAVLDEIVEAHEKGQPVLVGTISIEKSEHLSKLLKRRGVKHEVLNAKYHEKEAEIVAQAGHFGAVTIATNMAGRGTDIVLGGNAEFLAKRDMRKAGCSEELLTEATGYGDTDDTEIIEARKQYQELLLKHKEAIAGAAEQVRAAGGLFIIGTERHESRRIDNQLRGRAGRQGDPGATRFFLSLEDDLMRLFGGERIQTMMDSLKLDDDVPIENKLLTGSIESAQRKVEARNFGIRKNVLQFDDVMNRMRESIYGQRAKVLDGEDLADYISKMIDESMEAAVDQYLTDSEVHDDWNLEGLRDHFLGWITTNEDFRYSTTELDSITKESIKESLTEKAREKYKQREAQFGSELMREMERVILLKSVDSMWMDHIDAMTELKQGIYLRSYGQKDPVVEYRMEAADMFAAMIDSIREETVRLLFAFQLRRPGEAPKREQVAKPIQAGLAGGDGTVKAQPVRNANSKVGRNDPCPCGSGKKYKKCCGA